A portion of the Krasilnikovia cinnamomea genome contains these proteins:
- a CDS encoding APC family permease, with translation MAVAEKAAGAGAPRLRTWLMSGLADRSQQHQGPHAQPGEQPHSWWKVMCLTGVDYFSTLGYQPGIAALAAGVLSPVATLVLVLVTLLGALPVYRRVAADSPHGEGSIAMLVKLLSFWKGKLFVLVLLGFAATDFIITITLSAADATAHVDENPFWPDSLRGHEVVVTLVLLAALGAVFLKGFTEAIGVAVALVGVYLALNLVVVADGLWRVLTHPTLVEDWTSAMTTQHGNPALIVGIALLVFPKLALGLSGFETGVAVMPHIKGDPDDVPARPQGRIRGAKKLLTVAAGIMSVFLITSSIVTTVLIPQEAFQSGGPANGRALAYLAHENLGNVFGTIYDLSTIGILWFAGASAMAGLLNLVPRYLPRYGMAPSWARAVRPLVLVFTATAFLITWIFDADVDAQGGAYATGVLVLITSAATAVTLSAHRRGQRKLTVAFGVISLVFTYTTIANVVERPDGVKIAGCFIAGILAVSLISRIYRAFELRVTHIETDEVTDRFLRECGRRQIRLVANEPDSRDAAEYSAKIAQILADNDMADDRDIVFVEVTVVDASDFETELHVRGEVLHHRYRVITLESSSVPSALAALLLHVRDVTNRRPHIYFEWTEGNPAVNFLRYLIFGQGEVAPVTREMLRQAEPDRNRRPHVHVG, from the coding sequence ATGGCTGTTGCCGAGAAGGCGGCCGGGGCGGGTGCCCCGCGGTTGCGGACGTGGCTGATGTCCGGGCTGGCCGACCGTTCCCAGCAGCATCAGGGCCCGCACGCCCAGCCGGGCGAGCAGCCGCACTCCTGGTGGAAGGTGATGTGCCTGACCGGCGTGGACTACTTCTCCACGCTGGGCTACCAGCCGGGCATCGCGGCGCTCGCCGCCGGGGTGCTGTCGCCGGTCGCCACGCTGGTGCTGGTGCTGGTCACCCTGCTCGGGGCGCTGCCGGTGTACCGCCGGGTGGCCGCGGACAGCCCGCACGGCGAGGGTTCCATCGCGATGCTGGTGAAGCTGCTCTCGTTCTGGAAGGGCAAGCTGTTCGTCCTCGTGCTGCTGGGCTTCGCCGCGACGGACTTCATCATTACGATCACGCTGTCCGCGGCGGACGCGACCGCGCACGTCGACGAGAACCCGTTCTGGCCCGACAGCCTGCGCGGCCACGAGGTCGTCGTGACGCTGGTGCTGCTGGCCGCGCTCGGGGCGGTCTTCCTCAAGGGGTTCACGGAGGCCATCGGCGTCGCGGTCGCGCTTGTCGGGGTGTATCTCGCGCTGAATCTGGTGGTCGTGGCGGACGGCCTGTGGCGGGTGCTGACCCATCCCACGCTCGTGGAGGACTGGACGTCCGCCATGACCACCCAGCACGGCAATCCGGCGCTCATCGTCGGCATCGCGTTGCTGGTCTTCCCGAAGCTGGCGCTGGGCCTGTCCGGATTCGAGACCGGGGTCGCGGTGATGCCGCACATCAAGGGCGACCCGGACGACGTGCCGGCCCGCCCGCAGGGCCGGATCAGGGGCGCGAAGAAGCTGCTCACCGTGGCCGCCGGCATCATGAGCGTCTTCCTCATCACCAGCAGCATCGTGACCACGGTGCTGATCCCGCAGGAGGCATTCCAGAGTGGTGGGCCCGCGAACGGCCGCGCGCTGGCGTACCTGGCGCACGAGAACCTCGGCAACGTCTTCGGCACTATCTACGACCTGTCGACGATCGGGATCCTGTGGTTCGCGGGGGCGTCCGCGATGGCGGGCCTGCTGAACCTCGTCCCGCGCTACCTGCCCCGGTACGGCATGGCCCCGTCCTGGGCGCGGGCAGTGCGCCCGCTGGTGCTGGTGTTCACCGCCACCGCGTTCCTCATCACCTGGATCTTCGACGCGGACGTGGACGCCCAGGGCGGCGCGTACGCCACCGGCGTGCTGGTGCTGATCACCTCCGCGGCCACCGCGGTGACGCTGTCCGCGCATCGCCGGGGCCAGCGGAAGCTGACCGTCGCCTTCGGGGTCATCTCGCTCGTCTTCACGTACACGACGATCGCGAACGTGGTCGAGCGGCCCGACGGCGTCAAGATCGCCGGGTGTTTCATCGCGGGCATCCTCGCGGTGTCGCTGATCTCCCGGATCTACCGGGCCTTCGAGCTGCGGGTCACCCACATCGAGACCGACGAGGTCACCGACCGCTTCCTGCGCGAGTGCGGCCGCCGCCAGATCCGGCTGGTCGCCAACGAGCCGGACAGTCGCGACGCCGCCGAGTACAGCGCGAAGATCGCGCAGATCCTCGCGGACAACGACATGGCCGACGACCGGGACATCGTCTTCGTCGAGGTCACCGTCGTCGACGCCTCCGACTTCGAGACCGAGCTACACGTACGCGGTGAGGTGCTGCACCACCGGTACCGGGTGATCACGCTGGAAAGCTCGTCCGTGCCGAGCGCGCTCGCGGCCCTGCTGCTGCACGTGCGTGACGTCACCAACCGGCGCCCGCACATCTACTTCGAATGGACCGAGGGCAACCCGGCGGTGAACTTCCTTCGCTACCTGATCTTCGGCCAGGGTGAGGTGGCCCCGGTGACCCGGGAGATGCTGCGCCAGGCCGAGCCGGACCGCAACCGGCGCCCCCACGTCCACGTGGGCTGA
- a CDS encoding glycogen debranching N-terminal domain-containing protein, with product MRARQVHILEGSTFVVSDPAGDIDARPDEPAGLFYRDMRHLSRWQVRLNGRELEALSGDAIEYDEALFFLVSPTGSPYRNSSVVLIRRRHVGDGMQEHLQLDNHGTGPLRAEISLLFAADFADIFEIKDHLAKVGRFYHRLEQDRVVLGYERADLRRETTIEAPGAFFTESSLAYRVELQPGETWRTDIEISVATEHLRPVPKLSHQPNIPGTLDGWLAAAPRLETDWQDLHRVYRRSLVDLAALRFFPETVPNSSLPAAGLPWFMALFGRDSLLASYQALPFAPELCRTTLRALAAQQAAEFDDFRDAEPGKILHELRHGELTHFAERPHSPYYGSADSTPLFLVVLDEYERWTGDRATVRELEPAARAAMTWIEEHGDLDGDGYLEYRTRNPRTGLVNQCWKDSWNSIVHPDGTLAAGPPAVCEIQGYAYDARRRTARLAREVWRDPAWGMHLDADADALAQRFHRDFWLDDIGCYAFALDGAKAPVPTLTSNVGHLLWSGIVPDTAAERVVAHLTGDRLFSGWGIRTLASGQLAYNPVEYHNGTVWPHDTALVAAGLARYGYREQASRLAVATLEAARYFDDRLPEVFVGYDRHVTRMPVEYPTACSPQAWATGTPLLLLRVLLGLDPTPERLLSKPHLVAPIGSLALRGIPGRWGRDEVQGTP from the coding sequence GTGCGCGCACGACAGGTCCACATCCTCGAGGGGAGCACCTTCGTCGTCAGCGACCCGGCCGGCGACATCGACGCCCGCCCCGACGAACCGGCGGGCCTGTTCTACCGGGACATGCGCCACCTGTCCCGCTGGCAGGTCCGGCTCAACGGGCGCGAGCTGGAGGCGCTGTCCGGCGACGCCATCGAGTACGACGAGGCGCTGTTCTTCCTCGTCTCACCCACCGGCTCGCCGTACCGGAACTCGTCGGTGGTGTTGATCCGGCGCCGCCACGTCGGCGACGGGATGCAGGAACACCTGCAGCTCGACAACCACGGCACGGGACCGCTGCGGGCCGAGATCAGCCTGCTGTTCGCCGCGGACTTCGCGGACATCTTCGAGATCAAGGACCACCTCGCGAAGGTGGGCCGCTTCTACCACCGGCTCGAACAGGACCGGGTGGTCCTCGGGTACGAGCGGGCCGACCTGCGCCGGGAGACCACGATCGAGGCCCCGGGCGCGTTCTTCACCGAGTCGTCGCTGGCGTACCGGGTGGAACTGCAACCCGGCGAGACCTGGCGTACGGACATCGAGATCTCCGTCGCGACCGAGCATCTGCGCCCCGTGCCGAAGCTGTCCCACCAGCCCAACATCCCCGGCACCCTGGACGGCTGGCTGGCCGCCGCCCCCCGCCTGGAGACGGACTGGCAGGACCTGCACCGCGTGTACCGGCGCAGCCTCGTCGACCTGGCCGCGCTGCGGTTCTTCCCGGAGACCGTCCCGAACTCGTCGCTGCCCGCCGCCGGACTGCCCTGGTTCATGGCGCTGTTCGGCCGCGACAGCCTGCTGGCCAGCTACCAGGCGCTGCCGTTCGCCCCGGAACTGTGCCGCACCACGCTGCGCGCGCTCGCCGCGCAGCAGGCCGCCGAGTTCGACGACTTCCGCGACGCCGAACCGGGCAAAATCCTGCACGAGCTGCGGCACGGCGAGCTGACCCACTTCGCCGAACGCCCGCACTCGCCGTACTACGGCTCCGCGGACAGCACGCCGCTGTTCCTGGTCGTCCTCGACGAGTACGAGCGCTGGACCGGCGACCGGGCCACGGTGCGGGAGCTGGAACCGGCCGCGCGGGCCGCGATGACCTGGATCGAAGAGCACGGCGACCTCGACGGCGACGGATACCTGGAGTACCGCACTCGCAATCCGCGTACCGGCCTGGTGAACCAGTGCTGGAAGGACTCCTGGAACTCGATCGTCCACCCCGACGGCACGCTCGCGGCCGGACCGCCCGCGGTCTGCGAGATCCAGGGGTACGCGTACGACGCGCGCCGCCGCACCGCCCGGCTGGCCCGCGAGGTGTGGCGGGACCCGGCGTGGGGGATGCACCTCGACGCGGACGCGGACGCCCTCGCGCAACGGTTCCACCGCGACTTCTGGCTCGACGACATCGGCTGCTACGCGTTCGCGCTCGACGGCGCGAAGGCGCCCGTACCCACCCTCACCTCGAACGTCGGCCACCTGCTGTGGAGCGGGATCGTCCCGGACACGGCCGCCGAACGGGTCGTCGCCCACCTCACCGGCGACCGGCTCTTCTCCGGCTGGGGCATCCGCACGCTGGCCAGCGGGCAGCTCGCCTACAACCCGGTCGAGTACCACAACGGGACGGTGTGGCCGCACGACACCGCCCTGGTCGCCGCGGGCCTGGCCCGGTACGGCTACCGCGAGCAGGCCAGCCGGCTGGCCGTGGCGACGCTGGAAGCGGCCCGCTACTTCGACGACCGGCTGCCGGAGGTCTTCGTCGGCTACGACCGGCACGTCACCCGGATGCCGGTGGAGTATCCGACCGCCTGCTCGCCGCAGGCCTGGGCCACCGGCACCCCGCTGCTGTTGCTGCGGGTCCTGCTCGGCCTGGACCCGACCCCGGAACGGCTGCTCAGCAAGCCGCACCTGGTCGCGCCGATCGGTTCGCTGGCCCTGCGCGGCATCCCCGGCCGCTGGGGCCGCGACGAGGTCCAGGGCACCCCGTGA
- a CDS encoding lactonase family protein → MRRPGRTHRGLRAGLALLVVLSLAGLGLLPTSLAAFSATTSGPASSFTARATFGLTQTVGCFSHNGSGGCGTATGIQEGESVVVSPDGDHAYVATSVSNSIAEFSRNASTGALTQLASPNRCVSNAAITNCTTVSGSLDGVYDMAISPDGKHLYAVASRSSTVTAFSRNTSTGVLTALASPNKCLYDSTVSNPGGCTSARSIAGADGIAMSPDGDFVYVAGYSSNSVTVFSRNSTTGVLTQLAGTAGCITNTTVSGCARGYGLGQPYYLRIAPDGTSLYVASYNSDAVAVFQVNTTTGALTQPADPNACLYDSGSTAIANCTSAKGLSGAYNVAIAPNGKTVYVMGYDSNSVAAFTRNTSTGVLTQLASPNACLYASGSTAITGCGSARAITGPTSMTFSDDGLFAFVSAFGANAVAAFRHDNTTGELTQITGTSGCISTTTTGCVTGSGMRYANALTTSPDGRDVYVAGGYSGGGGTGYVAALNLTH, encoded by the coding sequence GTGAGGCGGCCCGGCCGTACCCATCGCGGCCTGCGGGCCGGCCTCGCCCTGCTGGTGGTGCTGAGCCTGGCCGGACTCGGGCTGCTCCCCACCAGCCTGGCCGCCTTCTCGGCCACCACCTCGGGCCCCGCGTCGTCGTTCACGGCGCGCGCCACGTTCGGCCTGACCCAGACCGTGGGCTGTTTCAGCCACAACGGCTCGGGCGGCTGCGGCACGGCCACCGGCATCCAAGAGGGCGAGAGCGTGGTGGTCAGCCCGGACGGCGACCACGCGTACGTCGCCACGTCCGTGAGCAACAGCATCGCCGAGTTCTCCCGGAACGCTTCGACCGGGGCGCTCACGCAGCTGGCCAGCCCGAACCGGTGTGTCAGCAATGCCGCCATCACCAACTGCACCACCGTGTCCGGCTCGCTCGACGGCGTCTACGACATGGCGATCAGCCCGGACGGCAAGCACCTGTACGCCGTCGCCTCCCGCAGCTCGACGGTCACCGCGTTCAGCCGCAACACCAGCACCGGCGTGCTCACCGCGCTGGCCAGCCCGAACAAGTGCCTGTACGACAGCACCGTCAGCAACCCCGGCGGCTGCACGTCGGCGCGCAGCATCGCCGGCGCCGACGGCATCGCCATGAGCCCGGACGGCGACTTCGTCTACGTGGCGGGGTACTCCTCCAACTCGGTGACGGTCTTCAGCCGCAACTCCACCACGGGAGTGCTGACCCAGCTCGCGGGCACGGCCGGGTGCATCACCAACACCACAGTCAGCGGCTGCGCGCGGGGTTACGGGCTGGGACAGCCGTACTACCTGCGCATCGCACCCGACGGCACGAGCCTGTACGTGGCGTCGTACAACAGCGACGCCGTCGCGGTGTTCCAGGTCAACACCACCACCGGCGCACTCACCCAGCCCGCCGACCCGAACGCCTGCCTGTACGACAGCGGCTCCACCGCGATCGCGAACTGCACCTCCGCCAAGGGCCTCTCGGGCGCCTACAACGTGGCGATCGCCCCGAACGGCAAGACCGTGTACGTGATGGGCTACGACAGCAACAGCGTCGCCGCCTTCACCCGCAACACCAGCACCGGGGTGCTGACCCAGCTCGCCAGCCCGAACGCCTGCCTGTACGCCTCCGGCAGCACCGCGATCACCGGGTGCGGCAGCGCCCGGGCGATCACCGGGCCGACCTCGATGACGTTCAGCGACGACGGCCTGTTCGCGTTCGTGTCGGCGTTCGGGGCCAACGCGGTCGCGGCGTTCCGCCACGACAACACCACCGGCGAGCTCACCCAGATCACCGGTACGTCGGGCTGCATCTCGACCACGACCACCGGCTGCGTCACCGGCAGCGGGATGCGCTACGCCAACGCCCTCACGACCAGCCCGGACGGGCGCGACGTCTACGTCGCGGGCGGCTACTCCGGCGGCGGCGGTACCGGCTACGTCGCCGCGCTGAACCTCACCCACTGA
- a CDS encoding S26 family signal peptidase, which produces MTTTTTQRHATDSKLPGGPGTATQGRPATDAVAKVPTAIEDQQVPDSRPGLTLRWSLPVVRLVAIGLLAAAAAVLAWTLLPLTWGWTSAVIVSGSMSPRVHRGDVVISSPPGPDWQPAVGQVVTVPDQVHPGQTLTHRIVGFDEQGRLLTRGDANGSDDPFRTNRDQVRGIGRLLVPRIGLATLLLREGHPAMFVTQSLLVLAALGLVLRLPATPRLRAAAEAPTQTAPQAEAPTQTAPETEAPTQSAPETEASPQSPGRAEVSLQARPKRPVDTRPRQKHPRNARPNGKRKTHA; this is translated from the coding sequence ATGACCACCACGACCACGCAGCGCCACGCCACGGACTCGAAGCTCCCGGGCGGCCCCGGCACCGCAACCCAGGGCCGCCCGGCAACCGACGCCGTCGCGAAGGTGCCCACGGCGATCGAGGACCAGCAGGTTCCCGACTCGCGGCCCGGGCTGACGCTGCGCTGGTCCCTGCCGGTGGTACGGCTGGTGGCGATCGGCCTGCTGGCCGCCGCAGCGGCGGTCCTCGCCTGGACGCTGCTGCCGCTGACCTGGGGCTGGACCTCCGCGGTGATCGTGAGCGGGTCGATGAGCCCGCGGGTGCACCGCGGCGACGTGGTGATCAGCTCCCCGCCGGGGCCGGACTGGCAGCCCGCGGTGGGCCAGGTCGTGACCGTCCCCGACCAGGTGCACCCCGGCCAGACCCTCACACACCGGATCGTCGGGTTCGACGAGCAGGGCCGGCTGCTCACGCGCGGCGACGCGAACGGCAGCGACGACCCGTTCCGTACGAACCGGGACCAGGTGCGCGGCATCGGACGGCTGCTGGTGCCCCGGATCGGGCTGGCCACGCTGCTGCTGCGCGAGGGGCACCCGGCGATGTTCGTGACGCAGAGCCTGCTGGTGCTGGCCGCGCTGGGACTGGTGCTGCGGCTGCCCGCCACCCCGCGCCTCCGGGCCGCGGCGGAAGCGCCCACGCAGACCGCTCCCCAGGCGGAAGCGCCCACGCAGACCGCTCCCGAGACCGAAGCGCCCACACAGAGCGCACCCGAGACCGAAGCGTCGCCGCAGAGCCCCGGCAGGGCCGAGGTTTCCCTCCAGGCGAGGCCGAAGCGTCCCGTCGACACCCGGCCGAGGCAGAAGCATCCCCGCAATGCCCGGCCGAACGGCAAGCGCAAAACCCACGCCTGA